One Peromyscus leucopus breed LL Stock chromosome 2, UCI_PerLeu_2.1, whole genome shotgun sequence DNA window includes the following coding sequences:
- the Tp53inp1 gene encoding tumor protein p53-inducible nuclear protein 1 isoform X2, whose protein sequence is MFQRLNKMFVGEVATSNQEPEFSEKEDDEWILVDFIDTCTGFSAEEEEEDDDISEESPAEHTSVFSCLPASLECLADTSDSCFLQFESCPMEESWFITPPPCFTAGGLTTIKVETSPMENLLIEHPSMSVYAVHNPCPGLGEASCGNEDYNSSSPRARKSCL, encoded by the exons ATGTTTCAGAGACTGAACAAAATGTTTGTAGGTGAAGTTGCTACTTCCAACCAAGAACCAGAatttagtgagaaagaagatgaTGAATGGATTCTTGTTGACTTCATAG ACACTTGCACTGGTTTCTCAgccgaggaagaggaggaagatgatgacaTCAGTGAAGAGTCCCCAGCAGAGCACACATCAGTCTTCTCCTGTTTACCTGCATCTCTGGAGTGTTTGGCTGATACCAGTGACTCCTGCTTCCTCCAGTTTGAGTCCTGCCCAATGGAGGAGAGCTGGTTCATCACCCCTCCCCCATGTTTTACAGCAGGTGGATTAACCACTATCAAGGTGGAAACAAGTCCTATGGAAAACCTTCTCATTGAACACCCCAGCATGTCTGTGTACGCTGTTCACAACCCCTGCCCTGGCCTCGGTGAGGCCAGCTGTGGGAATGAGGACTACAACTCGAGCAGCCCCAG GGCCAGGAAAAGCTGCTTATAA